One Oryza sativa Japonica Group chromosome 8, ASM3414082v1 DNA window includes the following coding sequences:
- the LOC4345410 gene encoding MLP-like protein 423: MKSLQGEVHLNIPASKAWEMFTNNETLGKISPEMLSGAEYLEGDGSPGSLRIFKLGPALHHFVKESVQKVEKVETGRSFGYEVVSGELKEVYDPYHVTFSFAPVPGKEGEQCVAGWKAEFEPITPTSPPPEKAKDAALGFLKLFETCEATN; encoded by the exons ATGAAGAGCCTGCAAGGTGAGGTCCACCTGAACATCCCTGCATCCAAGGCATGGGAGATGTTCACCAACAATGAGACCCTGGGCAAGATCAGCCCCGAAATGCTGTCGGGCGCCGAGTACCTTGAAGGAGATGGCAGCCCTGGCAGCCTCAGGATCTTCAAGCTAGGACCTG CACTTCATCACTTTGTCAAGGAATCTGTTCAGAAGGTTGAGAAGGTCGAGACAGGCCGGTCCTTCGGCTATGAAGTGGTCAGCGGTGAGCTGAAGGAGGTCTATGATCCCTACCATGTCACCTTCTCCTTCGCCCCCGTCCCGGGGAAGGAAGGCGAGCAGTGCGTCGCTGGGTGGAAGGCTGAGTTTGAGCCCATCACCCCCACTTCCCCGCCACCAGAGAAGGCCAAGGATGCCGCCCTCGGGTTTCTTAAATTGTTTGAGACTTGCGAAGCCACTAACTAG